A region of Longimicrobium sp. DNA encodes the following proteins:
- a CDS encoding thiamine pyrophosphate-dependent enzyme, whose protein sequence is MKRFAAFDPPEYQNWQPDPDTMRDFRARIDADPERGAVVRALAEEDLLAMYAGLLRNRLHEIALKRWVKSGVISKAWLGVGEEAATIGPVHALRRSGPGRDVVAPMIRNCGACHEFGMPVADIFRTYLGAGDAPAGGRDLHVGDLEYGVLAPISHVGDVVPVIAGVALSFQIRGEDRVGLTWIGDGSTKTAAFHEGINLAAVRRLPALFIIQNNQIALGTRLKVHAAGSFHDWPAMYGVPGAIFDGNHVLDAFAATRLAADRARAGEGVTLLVAETFRMGGHATHDEREARALFEPELFQTWGRRDPIGMFETWLLDEGIDRSRLESIEADVSAEVEAAAEEALRSRENSMPVGETAARGAYAGSTAYKPDWS, encoded by the coding sequence ATGAAGCGCTTCGCCGCGTTCGACCCTCCCGAGTACCAGAACTGGCAGCCGGACCCCGACACGATGCGCGACTTCCGCGCGCGCATCGATGCGGACCCGGAGCGCGGCGCCGTCGTGCGCGCGCTGGCGGAAGAAGACCTCCTCGCCATGTACGCCGGCCTGCTGCGCAACCGCCTGCACGAGATCGCGCTCAAGCGCTGGGTCAAGAGCGGGGTGATCTCCAAGGCGTGGCTCGGGGTGGGCGAGGAGGCGGCCACCATCGGCCCGGTGCACGCGCTGCGCAGGTCAGGGCCGGGGCGCGACGTGGTGGCGCCGATGATCCGCAACTGCGGCGCCTGCCACGAGTTCGGGATGCCCGTGGCCGACATCTTCCGCACCTACCTGGGCGCGGGCGACGCCCCCGCCGGCGGCCGCGACCTGCACGTGGGCGACCTGGAGTACGGCGTCCTCGCCCCCATCTCGCACGTGGGCGACGTGGTGCCGGTGATCGCGGGGGTGGCGCTCTCCTTCCAGATCCGCGGCGAGGACCGCGTGGGGCTCACCTGGATTGGCGACGGCTCCACCAAGACGGCGGCGTTCCACGAGGGGATCAACCTGGCCGCCGTGCGCCGCCTCCCCGCCCTCTTCATCATCCAGAACAATCAGATCGCCCTGGGCACGCGGCTCAAAGTGCACGCCGCCGGCTCCTTTCACGACTGGCCCGCGATGTACGGCGTGCCCGGCGCCATCTTCGACGGCAACCACGTGCTGGACGCCTTCGCCGCCACCCGCCTGGCCGCCGACCGCGCGCGCGCCGGCGAGGGGGTCACCCTCCTGGTGGCCGAGACCTTTCGCATGGGCGGCCACGCCACGCACGACGAGCGCGAAGCACGCGCCCTCTTCGAGCCTGAGCTCTTCCAGACGTGGGGCCGCCGCGACCCCATCGGGATGTTCGAGACGTGGCTGCTGGATGAGGGCATCGACCGCTCCCGGCTGGAATCCATCGAAGCCGACGTCTCCGCCGAGGTCGAAGCCGCCGCCGAGGAAGCGCTCCGCAGCCGCGAAAACTCGATGCCGGTGGGCGAGACGGCCGCGCGCGGGGCGTACGCCGGAAGCACGGCCTACAAGCCCGATTGGAGCTGA